One Nitrospinota bacterium DNA window includes the following coding sequences:
- the lptE gene encoding LPS assembly lipoprotein LptE, whose translation MMRAKRILIYIMVFSLFGCGYQLTGTGKSKLPTHIKTISIPTFVNKTREPGIEIEITRIIRDTFIRDGRLKIISSGSADSLLSGELRNYNLKPISFDTNDRVTEYRVLIHNEIIFKDLITDKVLLKQSLTADDTYKVTSVIASREAAEKETRRKAFVELAEMLRSLVFEGF comes from the coding sequence ATGATGAGAGCAAAAAGGATTCTTATTTATATCATGGTTTTTAGCCTTTTTGGCTGTGGCTATCAATTGACTGGCACAGGGAAAAGCAAACTTCCAACCCATATAAAAACCATTTCTATCCCTACCTTTGTTAACAAGACTCGAGAGCCAGGGATAGAGATAGAGATAACCAGGATTATTCGAGATACATTTATTCGAGATGGGAGATTAAAGATCATTTCCTCTGGTAGTGCAGATAGCCTTTTAAGTGGAGAACTTAGAAATTATAACCTAAAACCGATATCCTTTGATACAAACGATAGAGTAACAGAATATAGAGTTTTGATACATAATGAGATTATCTTTAAAGATCTCATTACAGATAAGGTGCTTTTGAAACAGAGTCTGACTGCAGATGACACATATAAGGTTACCAGTGTTATTGCTAGTAGAGAGGCGGCAGAGAAGGAAACGAGAAGAAAAGCGTTTGTTGAATTAGCTGAGATGCTTAGAAGTTTAGTATTTGAGGGATTTTAA